A region from the uncultured Bacteroides sp. genome encodes:
- a CDS encoding efflux RND transporter permease subunit, whose amino-acid sequence MKLDKFINRPVLSTVISILIVILGILGLTSLPITQYPDIAPPTIQVSTTYSGADAQTVLNSVIAPLEESINGVENMTYMTSSATNNGSATITVYFKQGTNPDMAAVNVQNRVSAATNLLPAEVVQVGVTTAKRQSSMLVIFSVHATNNQYTEAFLQNYANINILPQIKRIPGVGSADAFGAKTYSMRIWLKPDVMRLYKLIPSDVTAALAEQNIEAAPGQFGENGDQSFQYVMRYKGRLKEVAEFENIIIKASPDGQMLRLKDVARVELGGLSYAVSTSSNGQPGVICAVYQTAGSNATAIIKDVQNTLKEAQKNFPPGVTYDEMMNTNDFLFASISEVVKTLIEAFILVFIVVYIFLQDFRSTLVPAIAVPVSLIGTFFFLYIFGFSINLLTLFALVLAIAIVVDDAIVVVEAVHAKLDQGYKSARLASIDAMSEISGAIVSITLVMAAVFIPVTFMGGTSGVFYTQFGVTLAIAIFISALNALTLSPALCAILLKPHADEHGKKPSFIDRFHNSFNAAYNVTLEKYKKGVQFFIYRKWVSLGAFVLFAALLAFLMMKTPTGLVPNEDTGTFFITVSLPPATSLEKTEATMNEVDKLLEANPLIRFRGQVKGYSFLAGQGSPYGTFVCRLKNWDERTGKGQDANSVIGMLYAQTQSIKNAQILIFAPPMISGFSATNGFEFSLEDKTGGDVNKFFGVAQSFLGKLNQRPEIAAAQTSFDPRFPQYMIDVDVAKCKKAGISPNDVMATLQGYYGGLYASNFNRFGKLYRVMIQADAQYRVNPETMNNIYLRNGTEMAPVSEFITMKKVYGPQNISRFNMFTSIGVNGSAANGYSSGDAIKAIQEVAAETLPAGYGYEFAGLTRSEQSSSNATVIVFALCIMFVYFILSAQYESYILPLTVILSLPFGLAGSFIFAHIMGVDNNVYLQIALIMLIGLLAKNAILITEFALERRRTGMAITWSAILAAAARLRPILMTSLAMIIGLLPLMFASGVGANGNSSLGTGAVGGMLIGMICQIFIVPVLFVIFESIQEKFKPMHFEEADPNVLVSELEQYTNLHKDKKK is encoded by the coding sequence ATGAAATTAGATAAATTTATAAACCGCCCGGTACTATCCACGGTCATCTCTATCCTGATTGTGATATTGGGTATACTGGGGCTAACCTCACTCCCTATCACACAATATCCGGATATTGCTCCGCCTACCATTCAGGTAAGTACCACGTACTCCGGAGCGGATGCACAAACGGTGCTCAATAGTGTGATTGCTCCGCTGGAGGAGTCTATAAATGGTGTGGAAAACATGACTTATATGACCTCTTCGGCAACAAACAACGGAAGTGCCACAATTACTGTTTACTTTAAGCAGGGAACCAATCCGGATATGGCGGCGGTAAACGTACAAAACCGCGTTTCGGCTGCAACTAACCTGCTGCCGGCCGAGGTGGTTCAGGTAGGTGTAACCACTGCCAAGAGACAGAGTAGTATGTTAGTCATATTCTCTGTACACGCAACGAATAACCAGTATACCGAAGCTTTTCTGCAGAATTATGCAAACATCAACATCTTACCCCAGATTAAACGTATTCCGGGTGTAGGTAGTGCCGATGCATTCGGTGCAAAGACTTATTCCATGCGCATCTGGCTGAAACCTGATGTGATGAGATTGTATAAGCTAATCCCCAGTGACGTAACGGCAGCACTTGCCGAACAAAATATTGAAGCTGCTCCGGGCCAGTTTGGCGAAAACGGAGACCAGTCTTTTCAATATGTAATGAGATACAAAGGACGCTTGAAAGAAGTGGCTGAATTTGAAAATATAATCATCAAAGCATCTCCGGATGGCCAGATGCTACGTTTAAAAGATGTGGCAAGGGTTGAATTGGGAGGATTAAGCTATGCGGTAAGCACATCATCTAACGGACAACCGGGTGTAATATGTGCTGTGTATCAAACAGCAGGTTCTAACGCCACCGCAATTATCAAAGACGTACAAAATACGCTTAAGGAGGCCCAGAAGAATTTCCCTCCGGGTGTGACTTACGACGAGATGATGAATACCAACGACTTCCTTTTTGCTTCCATCTCAGAAGTGGTCAAAACACTGATTGAAGCGTTCATTCTGGTTTTCATTGTTGTATATATCTTCTTGCAGGATTTCCGATCTACATTGGTTCCGGCCATTGCGGTACCAGTTTCATTGATAGGAACATTCTTCTTCCTCTACATTTTCGGATTCAGTATAAATCTGTTAACGCTATTTGCCTTGGTACTGGCCATTGCCATAGTGGTGGATGATGCCATCGTGGTGGTGGAGGCGGTTCATGCCAAGTTGGACCAAGGTTACAAATCGGCTCGTTTAGCCTCCATCGACGCTATGAGCGAGATATCCGGAGCCATCGTTTCCATCACGTTAGTAATGGCGGCGGTATTTATTCCCGTTACCTTTATGGGAGGTACCTCCGGCGTATTTTATACGCAGTTTGGTGTAACACTTGCCATAGCTATTTTTATCTCGGCGCTGAACGCTTTGACGTTAAGTCCGGCTTTATGTGCCATCTTACTGAAGCCTCATGCAGACGAACACGGGAAAAAGCCAAGTTTCATTGACCGTTTTCATAATTCGTTCAATGCCGCTTATAACGTTACGCTGGAGAAATACAAGAAAGGTGTTCAGTTCTTTATTTATCGCAAATGGGTTTCATTAGGTGCATTTGTTCTGTTTGCCGCACTGCTGGCATTCTTAATGATGAAAACGCCAACCGGGTTGGTGCCTAATGAAGATACAGGAACGTTTTTTATAACGGTGAGCCTTCCTCCGGCAACTTCGCTGGAGAAGACGGAAGCAACTATGAATGAAGTCGATAAGCTGCTGGAAGCGAACCCATTGATCAGATTTAGAGGACAAGTAAAAGGTTACAGTTTCCTCGCCGGACAGGGAAGCCCTTACGGAACCTTTGTTTGCCGGTTAAAGAATTGGGATGAAAGGACCGGAAAAGGACAAGATGCAAATTCTGTTATCGGAATGCTTTATGCGCAAACACAGAGCATAAAGAATGCACAGATATTGATTTTTGCCCCGCCTATGATTTCAGGATTTAGTGCTACAAACGGATTTGAGTTCAGCTTGGAAGATAAAACAGGCGGAGATGTAAACAAATTCTTCGGCGTAGCACAATCTTTCCTTGGCAAACTAAATCAGCGTCCCGAAATAGCCGCAGCTCAGACATCTTTCGACCCGAGATTTCCTCAGTATATGATTGATGTGGATGTGGCAAAGTGTAAGAAGGCCGGTATCAGTCCAAATGACGTGATGGCTACTCTTCAGGGTTATTACGGAGGTCTGTACGCATCTAACTTTAATAGATTCGGAAAATTATATCGCGTTATGATTCAGGCGGATGCGCAATATCGCGTCAACCCTGAAACGATGAACAACATCTACCTGAGAAATGGAACAGAGATGGCTCCTGTAAGCGAATTCATCACAATGAAGAAAGTATACGGGCCACAGAACATCAGCCGATTTAACATGTTCACCTCTATAGGAGTAAACGGATCGGCTGCCAACGGATACAGTTCGGGAGACGCCATTAAAGCCATCCAAGAAGTAGCAGCAGAGACTCTGCCTGCCGGATACGGTTATGAGTTTGCCGGGTTAACGCGTTCCGAACAAAGTTCCAGCAACGCCACCGTCATTGTATTTGCGCTATGTATCATGTTTGTGTATTTCATTTTAAGTGCGCAATATGAAAGTTACATTTTGCCTCTCACGGTTATTCTTTCATTGCCTTTCGGATTGGCAGGAAGCTTTATATTCGCCCATATTATGGGTGTAGATAATAATGTATATCTGCAAATTGCATTGATCATGTTAATTGGTTTGCTGGCCAAAAATGCTATTTTGATTACAGAGTTTGCCTTGGAGCGAAGGCGAACGGGAATGGCAATAACATGGAGCGCAATACTTGCAGCAGCTGCTCGTCTGCGTCCTATATTAATGACTTCTCTAGCCATGATCATCGGACTTTTACCGTTGATGTTTGCATCCGGAGTTGGTGCCAACGGTAACAGTTCGCTGGGTACAGGTGCTGTAGGAGGTATGTTGATTGGTATGATTTGCCAGATATTCATCGTCCCTGTACTGTTCGTCATCTTCGAATCCATTCAGGAGAAATTCAAACCGATGCATTTTGAAGAAGCAGATCCGAACGTTCTCGTTTCAGAGCTCGAACAATATACAAACCTACATAAGGATAAAAAGAAATGA
- a CDS encoding TolC family protein encodes MKRQIIYLMCTTALLSSCHIYKSYDRPDVNVSGLYRDSASVNDTLAVTDTINMGNMPWKEVFTDPKLQTLIEAGLENNTDLLTATLKVKEAEAMLTSAKLSFLPSFALNPQGTVSSFDHSKATQTYQLPIVSSWEIDMFGKLLNAERGKKAMLLQSKAYQQAVRTKVIANIANTYYTLLMLDRQLDISLQTAESWKQSVETTKGLVSIGVTNESGVASTEANYYSVLASLPELRRQIRETENSLSLLLGQVPQTVDRGKLEEQKLPDHLATGIPIQLLSNRPDVMQSELALAAAYYTTNQARSAFYPNLTLTGTLGWTNSSGLGIVNPGKMIASAVGSLTQPLFNKGANIANLRVAKAQQKEALLNFQYQLLNAGSEVSNALVLYQSSTERSNLEENQVKSLEKAVNYTQQLFKLGSSTSYLEVLTAQKSLLSAQLSKVSDDFYRMQAVVNLYYALGGGR; translated from the coding sequence ATGAAAAGACAAATAATATACCTGATGTGTACGACTGCATTATTGAGCAGTTGTCACATCTACAAATCGTATGATCGTCCCGATGTAAATGTCAGTGGTTTGTATCGTGATTCGGCTTCTGTAAATGATACATTGGCAGTAACCGATACAATTAACATGGGAAATATGCCATGGAAAGAGGTTTTTACCGACCCGAAGCTTCAAACATTAATAGAAGCAGGGTTGGAAAACAATACGGACCTTCTTACCGCCACCCTAAAAGTGAAAGAAGCGGAAGCAATGCTGACTTCGGCCAAGCTTTCGTTTTTACCGTCATTTGCACTCAACCCGCAGGGTACGGTGAGTAGTTTTGATCACAGCAAAGCAACTCAGACATACCAGCTACCCATTGTCTCTAGTTGGGAAATAGATATGTTTGGCAAGTTACTGAATGCGGAACGCGGCAAAAAAGCAATGCTGCTACAAAGTAAAGCCTACCAACAAGCAGTGCGTACAAAAGTAATAGCCAATATCGCTAATACGTATTATACGTTGCTCATGCTGGACAGGCAATTGGATATCAGCCTGCAAACTGCCGAATCGTGGAAACAAAGTGTGGAAACAACAAAAGGTTTAGTGAGCATCGGCGTTACCAATGAATCGGGTGTTGCATCTACAGAAGCGAACTACTATAGTGTGCTGGCTTCATTGCCCGAACTACGCAGGCAGATTCGCGAAACAGAGAATTCTCTGTCCTTATTATTGGGACAGGTTCCGCAAACGGTTGATCGCGGCAAACTGGAAGAGCAGAAATTGCCCGACCATTTGGCTACAGGCATTCCTATACAGCTGTTATCTAACCGTCCGGATGTAATGCAAAGTGAGTTAGCTTTGGCTGCAGCCTATTATACCACCAATCAGGCAAGATCGGCATTCTACCCCAACCTCACACTTACCGGAACTTTAGGATGGACAAACAGTTCTGGATTGGGCATTGTAAATCCGGGAAAAATGATTGCTTCTGCCGTTGGTTCGCTTACACAACCCCTATTTAATAAAGGAGCAAACATCGCTAACCTAAGAGTAGCTAAAGCGCAGCAAAAAGAAGCTTTGCTAAACTTCCAGTATCAGTTATTAAATGCCGGAAGCGAAGTAAGCAATGCGTTGGTACTTTATCAATCGTCCACAGAGAGAAGTAACCTGGAAGAAAACCAAGTCAAATCTCTGGAGAAAGCCGTAAACTACACTCAGCAGTTATTTAAACTGGGGTCATCTACTTCCTATCTGGAAGTACTTACCGCACAGAAATCATTGCTCAGTGCACAACTTTCTAAAGTTTCTGATGATTTTTACCGCATGCAAGCAGTTGTGAACCTCTACTATGCATTAGGAGGAGGAAGATAA
- a CDS encoding alpha amylase family protein, with amino-acid sequence MDGIYKIALIVLGSIFLLTACKDDNSVPSWQWEDSSTEAKPRYIWIDAAANFPDYANSRDNITRDLTKVKDTGFTDIVVDVRPSMGDVLFQTSVADQVKKLDVWEGSTYTYYERTATWDYLQAFIDIGHELGLKVHAAINTFIGGNKYPYGLGEQGMLFRDASKKEWATTLNLESGLVNVMDVTDDAYGTKFLNAANEDVQNYILALLSDLAKYDVDGIFLDRCRYDDLTSDFSNETKKQFEQYIGESITHFPDDIMLPGTNSLPDSKPKYLKKWLEFRAKTIHDFIVKAHDKVKSINKNIQFGVYVGGWYSTYYESGVNWASPKYNTFVEYSEWATADYKTFGYADHLDFLLLGAYASADKVYGNTEWTMQGFCKQAKDKLQGDVKFAGGPDVGNWSVPVGINLNTAVTNTVDACINSSDGYFVFDIVHVKKYNYWDELKSGIDAYLKSQK; translated from the coding sequence ATGGATGGAATTTATAAGATAGCGTTAATCGTTTTAGGAAGTATATTTCTCTTGACTGCTTGTAAGGACGATAATAGTGTCCCTTCATGGCAATGGGAGGACTCTTCTACGGAGGCTAAGCCTCGTTATATTTGGATTGATGCAGCTGCTAATTTCCCGGATTATGCGAATAGTCGTGATAATATAACGCGTGATCTCACTAAAGTGAAAGATACCGGGTTTACAGATATCGTGGTTGATGTGCGTCCTTCAATGGGAGATGTGCTTTTTCAAACATCGGTGGCAGATCAGGTGAAGAAGTTGGATGTATGGGAAGGGAGTACTTACACTTATTATGAACGGACGGCTACATGGGATTATTTGCAGGCATTTATTGATATTGGCCATGAACTGGGACTTAAGGTGCACGCTGCAATTAACACCTTTATCGGTGGGAATAAATATCCATACGGGTTGGGAGAACAAGGAATGTTGTTTCGGGACGCGTCAAAGAAAGAATGGGCTACTACTCTGAACTTGGAGAGTGGGCTTGTGAATGTGATGGATGTTACTGATGATGCTTATGGTACGAAATTCCTTAACGCTGCAAATGAGGATGTGCAAAATTATATTCTGGCATTGTTAAGTGATCTGGCTAAGTATGATGTAGACGGGATCTTTCTTGATCGTTGTCGCTATGATGATCTGACCAGTGATTTTTCTAATGAGACAAAAAAACAATTTGAGCAATACATCGGTGAGAGTATTACTCACTTTCCTGACGATATAATGCTACCCGGAACAAATTCATTGCCTGATTCTAAACCAAAATATTTGAAGAAATGGCTTGAATTTCGTGCAAAAACGATACATGATTTTATTGTAAAAGCGCATGATAAGGTGAAAAGCATTAATAAGAATATCCAATTCGGTGTTTATGTGGGAGGGTGGTATTCTACTTATTATGAATCGGGGGTGAACTGGGCTAGTCCCAAGTATAATACTTTTGTGGAGTATTCTGAATGGGCTACTGCTGATTATAAAACATTTGGCTATGCCGACCATCTGGATTTTTTATTATTGGGAGCTTATGCTTCTGCTGATAAGGTTTATGGAAATACGGAATGGACAATGCAGGGCTTTTGTAAGCAAGCTAAAGACAAACTTCAGGGAGATGTGAAATTTGCTGGTGGTCCTGATGTGGGTAACTGGAGTGTACCTGTCGGTATAAATTTGAATACTGCGGTAACTAATACTGTAGATGCATGTATCAATTCAAGTGATGGCTATTTTGTCTTTGACATTGTTCATGTGAAAAAATATAATTATTGGGATGAGTTGAAATCAGGTATAGATGCTTATTTGAAATCTCAGAAATAA
- a CDS encoding DUF5009 domain-containing protein: MNNRAFSLDALRGYAIATMILSATICEGILPGWMYHAQVPPPDHVFNPSIYGITWVDLIFPFFLFAMGAAFPFSIGRKREKGTGILNLALHSLLRGVKLTFFAIFIQHMYLWGSVSSESISTSLSMLLVFVLMNCMFVRFPWEMPKWTHLALEFAAYVIGITLLLFVSYPEGYTFDPTHSDIIILILANMAIFGSLAYLFTLHNRWARIAILPFVMGIFLSSSTEGSWAKMLMHYSPASWMYQFTFLKYLFIVIPGSIAGEYLYDWIKKRKEEVSGRISHKRLSFVLLISVGIIVFNLYGLYTRSLLLNLAGTVILLILLGYLLKADGNDMRFWRKLYVAGSYLLMLGLFFEAFEGGIRKDYATYSYYFVTSGLAFLAMIAFSIMSDIYRWKKLTLPLEMVGQNPMIAYVAANLVVMPILHLLGLAGYLSLFCQNAWLGFLRGVVVTALAMLVAMLFTKIKWFWRT; encoded by the coding sequence ATGAATAATAGAGCCTTTTCTTTGGATGCGTTGCGTGGTTACGCTATTGCTACGATGATACTTTCTGCTACGATCTGTGAAGGGATATTGCCCGGTTGGATGTATCATGCTCAGGTTCCTCCTCCCGATCATGTTTTCAACCCCTCTATCTATGGAATAACATGGGTTGATCTTATTTTCCCCTTTTTCTTGTTTGCTATGGGAGCGGCTTTTCCTTTCTCTATAGGACGTAAGCGTGAGAAAGGGACAGGAATTCTTAATCTTGCACTGCATAGTTTGCTGCGTGGAGTAAAACTGACTTTTTTCGCCATATTTATTCAGCACATGTATCTTTGGGGATCAGTCTCTTCCGAAAGCATTTCAACCTCTTTATCCATGCTCTTGGTTTTTGTTCTGATGAACTGTATGTTTGTGCGTTTTCCTTGGGAAATGCCTAAGTGGACGCATCTTGCATTAGAATTTGCTGCTTATGTTATTGGCATAACCTTACTGCTTTTTGTTTCTTATCCGGAGGGCTATACTTTTGATCCTACGCATAGTGATATTATTATTTTAATATTAGCCAATATGGCTATTTTCGGTTCGCTGGCCTATTTGTTTACGCTGCATAACCGGTGGGCACGCATAGCTATACTCCCTTTTGTTATGGGTATCTTTTTGAGCAGTTCTACTGAAGGGTCATGGGCTAAAATGTTAATGCACTATTCACCTGCTTCATGGATGTATCAGTTTACTTTTCTTAAATATCTATTTATAGTTATTCCGGGTTCTATTGCCGGAGAATACTTATATGATTGGATCAAGAAACGGAAAGAGGAAGTTTCCGGTAGAATTAGTCATAAACGCCTTTCATTTGTATTGCTCATTTCGGTGGGGATTATCGTGTTCAACCTTTACGGACTTTATACCAGATCTCTTCTGTTGAATCTTGCCGGTACGGTTATTCTTCTAATCCTTTTAGGCTATTTATTAAAGGCCGATGGAAATGATATGCGTTTTTGGCGTAAACTTTATGTAGCCGGATCTTATTTATTAATGCTTGGCCTTTTCTTCGAAGCTTTCGAGGGAGGCATTCGCAAAGATTACGCCACATACAGTTATTACTTTGTTACATCCGGATTGGCCTTTCTGGCTATGATTGCTTTTTCTATCATGAGCGATATTTATCGTTGGAAGAAACTTACTTTGCCACTCGAAATGGTAGGGCAAAATCCAATGATTGCTTATGTTGCCGCTAACTTGGTTGTGATGCCTATTCTTCATTTGTTAGGTTTGGCCGGCTATCTTTCTTTGTTTTGTCAGAATGCCTGGCTAGGCTTTTTGCGAGGAGTAGTAGTTACTGCACTTGCTATGCTTGTGGCGATGCTTTTCACTAAAATAAAGTGGTTTTGGCGAACCTGA
- a CDS encoding alpha amylase family protein codes for MKNLKLILTLCVALLFTGHVNGRTIKNQIKGKPALMWIDAEANFARFSHPDSIDYYLRKIKFLGFTHAVVDIRPITGEVLYESAYAPRMEEWKGAKRGDFDYLGYFIKKGHELGLQIYASLNVFSAGHNYFDRGQVYNGHPEWASMVYTPDKGIISIMQEKDKYAAMINPLNADFRKHILNVLKEVVTKYRDLDGLMLDRVRYDGITADFSPLSRSKFEEYIGHKLARFPEDIYQWKKDQNGKYVIDRGPAFLKWIEWRTKNITDFMALARKEVKAANSKVSFGTYTGAWYPSYYEVGVNFASKEYDPSKDFDWATPDYKRYGYAELIDLYATGNYYTDISLDEYKKANRSVWNETDSQAQSGTWYCVEGACAHLRTILKRNKFMGGVLVDQFYKTPDKLSEAIKMNLSKSDGLMVFDIVHIINKNLWKEVEKGMREGGALN; via the coding sequence ATGAAGAATCTAAAATTAATATTGACTTTATGTGTTGCTCTATTATTTACTGGCCATGTTAATGGTCGTACGATAAAAAATCAGATAAAAGGAAAGCCGGCTCTTATGTGGATAGATGCAGAAGCTAATTTTGCCAGATTCAGCCATCCGGATTCAATTGATTATTATCTGAGAAAAATTAAATTTTTGGGTTTCACGCATGCTGTTGTAGACATACGTCCTATAACCGGTGAGGTGCTCTATGAGAGTGCTTATGCGCCTCGTATGGAAGAATGGAAAGGGGCTAAAAGAGGTGATTTTGATTATTTGGGCTATTTTATAAAGAAAGGCCATGAGTTGGGGCTTCAGATATATGCTTCATTGAATGTGTTTTCGGCCGGTCATAATTACTTTGACAGGGGGCAGGTTTATAACGGACATCCTGAATGGGCTTCGATGGTGTATACTCCTGATAAAGGAATTATCTCTATTATGCAAGAGAAAGATAAATATGCGGCTATGATCAATCCTTTGAATGCAGACTTTCGTAAGCATATTCTGAATGTATTAAAAGAGGTGGTCACTAAGTATCGTGATTTGGACGGGTTAATGCTCGATAGGGTGCGTTATGATGGTATTACGGCCGATTTTTCTCCTTTGTCACGCTCTAAATTTGAAGAATATATCGGGCATAAACTGGCTCGTTTTCCGGAAGATATTTATCAATGGAAGAAAGATCAGAATGGGAAATATGTCATTGATCGTGGTCCCGCTTTTTTGAAGTGGATAGAGTGGAGAACAAAGAACATTACTGACTTTATGGCTCTGGCTCGTAAAGAAGTAAAAGCGGCTAATTCTAAAGTCTCATTTGGAACATATACGGGTGCCTGGTACCCTTCTTACTATGAAGTAGGGGTTAATTTCGCCAGTAAAGAATACGATCCCAGTAAAGATTTTGATTGGGCCACTCCTGATTATAAAAGATATGGCTACGCCGAGTTGATTGATTTGTATGCAACGGGAAACTATTATACAGATATTTCTCTTGACGAATATAAGAAAGCTAACCGTAGTGTGTGGAATGAAACGGATAGTCAGGCGCAATCCGGGACCTGGTATTGCGTGGAAGGGGCTTGCGCACACTTAAGAACTATTCTTAAAAGGAATAAGTTTATGGGGGGCGTTTTGGTCGATCAGTTTTATAAAACCCCCGATAAGTTGTCTGAAGCCATCAAAATGAATCTTTCTAAATCTGATGGATTAATGGTTTTTGATATTGTGCATATCATTAATAAAAATCTCTGGAAGGAAGTAGAAAAAGGCATGAGAGAAGGCGGAGCACTTAATTAA
- the lpxA gene encoding acyl-ACP--UDP-N-acetylglucosamine O-acyltransferase, which yields MISPQAFVDPGAKIGKNVEIYPFAYIEKDVEIGDNCIIMPYVSVMNGTRMGEGNHVFQNTVLGALPQDFNYTGEDSSLIIGKNNMIRENVVINRATHAGQSTTIGDHNCLFEGVHISHDSKIADHCVFGFGTKVAGDCKVDSHAIMGSQAVIQQGAHIASWTMIRGGCRFDKDVPPFIVVSGNPTHYYGINSLMLTKGHFPEKIQKHIANAYRLIYQGNTSIFDAIIRIHEQVPMSEEIEQIIQFVQQSEENTGIIR from the coding sequence ATGATTAGTCCGCAAGCATTTGTTGATCCCGGTGCTAAAATAGGGAAAAACGTAGAAATATATCCGTTCGCTTATATCGAAAAGGATGTAGAGATTGGCGACAACTGCATTATCATGCCCTATGTCAGTGTAATGAATGGAACACGTATGGGTGAAGGCAACCATGTGTTTCAAAACACAGTGCTGGGTGCCTTGCCCCAAGACTTCAACTACACAGGCGAAGATTCTTCTTTAATTATAGGAAAGAACAATATGATTCGTGAAAACGTAGTGATCAACCGTGCTACTCACGCAGGTCAGAGCACTACTATTGGCGATCATAATTGCCTTTTTGAAGGAGTACACATCTCACACGACAGTAAAATAGCCGATCACTGTGTTTTTGGTTTCGGAACTAAAGTGGCAGGAGATTGCAAAGTGGATTCTCATGCTATTATGGGCAGCCAAGCTGTGATACAACAAGGAGCACACATAGCATCGTGGACAATGATTCGCGGTGGATGTCGTTTTGACAAAGACGTTCCTCCCTTCATCGTAGTATCCGGCAATCCTACCCATTATTATGGCATCAATAGCTTAATGCTTACCAAAGGCCATTTTCCTGAGAAGATACAAAAACACATAGCCAACGCTTACCGGCTTATTTATCAGGGAAACACCAGCATATTCGATGCTATTATCCGAATTCACGAACAGGTACCAATGAGCGAAGAGATTGAACAAATCATTCAATTCGTTCAGCAATCTGAAGAGAATACGGGGATTATAAGATAA
- a CDS encoding calcineurin-like phosphoesterase family protein, which yields MKIHCLFFLLLLGISLNIAAQVNAVAGKVLSHGETLQGVVVTDGHHCVLTDNSGYYQLPIAEDSRFVYISSPSGYLVDTQNGIPRFYKEIDRAEKQSYNFELYPDSKDETNHVFIAQADVQLTSKEELGTYRSVLKDCRELLDNYSGCDVFGLDCGDIVGDTPALYPDYIKASATLNIPIYRAIGNHDMNYYGRSFETSYKTFEHYFGPTYYSFNKGQAHYIVINNNFYIGRDYFYMGYVDEKILSWLEEDLSYVPKGTLVFLAMHIPSRLQDKQESFQYNYSMIADQTVNAEALHALLKPYVAHIISGHMHYNLNLNYSDSLMEHNTAAVCGTWWRAEVCLDGTPRGYGVYEITGNKVKWYYKSAGFPKGDQFRAYMPGSSDEYPNDIIVNVWNWDKQWKVEWLEDGKLMGEMIHYTGFDPYAKKLCADKKKMVYDWISPVPTTHLFHATPQKANARIEIRVTDRFGHVYNEMLTR from the coding sequence ATGAAAATTCATTGTTTGTTTTTCCTGCTCCTTCTTGGCATTAGTCTTAACATAGCCGCTCAGGTTAATGCCGTAGCGGGAAAAGTTTTATCTCACGGAGAAACTTTACAAGGGGTGGTTGTAACGGATGGTCATCATTGTGTATTAACAGATAATTCCGGTTACTACCAACTTCCTATAGCTGAAGATAGCCGATTTGTATATATCTCTAGCCCATCAGGATATTTGGTGGATACTCAAAATGGTATTCCAAGGTTTTATAAGGAAATTGATCGTGCTGAAAAGCAAAGTTACAATTTTGAGCTATATCCGGATTCTAAAGATGAAACGAATCATGTTTTTATAGCTCAGGCGGATGTACAACTTACATCGAAGGAGGAATTGGGGACTTATAGGTCTGTTTTAAAGGATTGCAGGGAGTTGCTTGATAATTACTCCGGATGCGATGTCTTTGGATTGGATTGTGGAGATATCGTGGGAGATACTCCGGCACTTTATCCTGATTATATTAAGGCCAGTGCTACTTTAAATATCCCTATTTATAGAGCGATAGGTAATCATGATATGAATTATTACGGTAGGTCTTTCGAAACATCATATAAGACATTTGAACATTATTTTGGCCCTACTTACTACTCATTTAATAAAGGACAGGCACATTATATTGTTATTAATAATAACTTTTATATTGGGCGCGATTATTTCTATATGGGTTATGTTGATGAGAAAATACTATCTTGGTTGGAAGAAGATTTGTCTTATGTACCAAAGGGTACGTTGGTTTTTTTAGCCATGCATATTCCTTCCCGGTTACAGGATAAGCAGGAATCCTTTCAATATAACTATAGTATGATAGCTGATCAGACGGTGAATGCTGAGGCTCTGCATGCACTGCTAAAACCTTACGTTGCCCATATTATTAGCGGACATATGCATTATAATTTGAATCTGAACTACAGTGACAGCCTGATGGAACATAATACTGCTGCTGTATGCGGTACCTGGTGGCGCGCAGAGGTTTGTTTGGATGGTACGCCACGTGGATATGGAGTGTATGAGATAACAGGTAATAAAGTAAAATGGTATTATAAGAGTGCCGGATTTCCTAAGGGAGATCAGTTTCGGGCTTATATGCCGGGGAGTTCGGATGAATATCCGAATGATATCATTGTGAATGTTTGGAATTGGGATAAGCAATGGAAAGTTGAATGGCTTGAAGATGGGAAACTCATGGGGGAGATGATTCATTACACCGGTTTTGATCCGTATGCAAAGAAACTCTGTGCTGATAAAAAGAAGATGGTTTACGATTGGATTTCTCCGGTGCCTACTACTCATTTATTTCATGCAACCCCCCAAAAGGCAAATGCGAGAATAGAAATAAGGGTTACTGATCGTTTTGGTCATGTATATAATGAGATGCTTACGCGATAA